The Streptomyces sp. NBC_00344 genome includes a window with the following:
- the macS gene encoding MacS family sensor histidine kinase, which translates to MAKERRERVVMMSVEQPLWRALTGYRVLTTVYASLLFGFSWQRFPHPWIAVAYLALLAAWTLATLPRVANAASCTKRFLGADLTVAISGILLTPAADSAFRVMHGATTLPSIWTAGSVLAFALKGGWRWAAFASSLVAAADIIERGRPTRDTLHNVLLVWIASIAIGYIVEVARASERTLARALEIEAATRERERLARGIHDSVLQVLAMVQRRGAELGGESAELGRMAGEQEIALRTMVSSGLVPTGSTGPSDGATAGNEPHRAGPCDLRTLLARYAGSRVSFAEPGTPVLLDAAAASELTAAVGAALDNVRRHAGDDAQAWILVEDEPDEVVVTVRDDGPGIPEGRLAVAEGEGRLGVAQSIRGRLRDLGGSAELISVPGQGTEVELKVPRGKAGHA; encoded by the coding sequence ATGGCGAAGGAGCGGCGCGAGCGCGTCGTGATGATGTCGGTGGAGCAGCCGCTGTGGCGCGCGCTGACGGGCTATCGGGTGCTGACCACGGTCTACGCGAGTCTGCTGTTCGGATTTTCGTGGCAGAGGTTCCCGCACCCCTGGATAGCTGTCGCCTATCTGGCGCTGCTGGCCGCGTGGACGCTGGCCACCCTCCCCAGGGTGGCCAATGCCGCCAGTTGCACCAAGCGCTTTCTGGGCGCCGACCTGACGGTGGCGATCTCCGGCATCCTGCTCACGCCCGCGGCCGATTCGGCTTTCCGGGTCATGCACGGCGCCACGACGCTGCCGTCCATCTGGACCGCGGGCTCGGTGCTCGCCTTCGCCCTCAAGGGCGGATGGCGCTGGGCGGCCTTCGCGTCCTCCCTGGTGGCCGCCGCCGACATCATCGAGCGTGGCCGGCCGACCAGGGACACCCTGCACAACGTGCTGCTGGTCTGGATCGCCTCCATCGCGATCGGCTACATCGTGGAGGTCGCCCGCGCTTCCGAGCGCACCCTCGCCCGCGCCCTGGAGATCGAGGCGGCGACCCGGGAACGGGAGCGCCTGGCCCGCGGCATCCACGACAGCGTGCTCCAGGTCCTTGCCATGGTGCAGCGGCGCGGAGCCGAACTGGGCGGCGAGTCCGCCGAGCTGGGCCGGATGGCGGGGGAGCAGGAGATCGCCCTGCGCACCATGGTCTCCAGCGGCCTGGTGCCCACCGGGAGTACCGGTCCCTCCGACGGAGCGACCGCCGGGAACGAGCCGCACCGGGCGGGACCGTGCGATCTGCGGACCCTGCTCGCCCGCTATGCGGGATCGAGGGTGAGCTTCGCGGAACCGGGCACCCCGGTACTCCTCGACGCCGCGGCGGCGAGCGAGCTGACGGCCGCTGTCGGCGCTGCCCTGGACAATGTGCGCAGACACGCGGGAGACGACGCCCAGGCCTGGATCCTGGTCGAGGACGAACCGGACGAGGTGGTCGTGACCGTGCGGGACGACGGACCGGGCATCCCGGAAGGGCGGCTCGCGGTGGCCGAGGGGGAGGGCCGCCTCGGCGTCGCCCAGTCGATCCGCGGACGGCTGCGGGACCTGGGCGGCAGCGCCGAACTGATCTCGGTGCCCGGACAGGGCACGGAAGTAGAGCTGAAGGTCCCACGGGGGAAGGCAGGACACGCATGA
- a CDS encoding response regulator transcription factor, which translates to MSEQQPVRVMVVDDHPMWRDAVARDLAAAGFDVVATAGDGPQAVRRARAVTPDVLVLDLNLPGMPGVQVCKELVGAYPGLRVLVLSASGEHADVLEAVKSGATGYLLKSASTQELTEAVHSTAVGDPVFTPGLAGLVLGEYRRLASDPAPAAPDEPTAPRLTERETEVLRLVAKGLSYKQIAERLVISHRTVQNHVQNTLGKLQLHNRVELVRYAIERGLDDA; encoded by the coding sequence ATGAGCGAGCAGCAGCCGGTCAGGGTGATGGTGGTCGACGACCACCCGATGTGGCGGGACGCGGTCGCCCGCGACCTGGCCGCCGCCGGGTTCGATGTCGTGGCCACCGCAGGCGACGGGCCGCAAGCGGTGCGCCGTGCCCGCGCGGTCACTCCCGACGTTCTGGTCCTCGACCTCAATCTGCCCGGGATGCCCGGCGTCCAGGTGTGCAAGGAGCTCGTCGGCGCCTACCCCGGGCTGCGCGTCCTGGTGCTCTCCGCGAGCGGTGAGCACGCCGATGTGCTGGAAGCCGTGAAGTCCGGTGCCACCGGCTACCTGCTGAAATCGGCCAGTACCCAGGAGCTGACCGAGGCGGTGCACAGCACCGCTGTCGGCGATCCGGTCTTCACCCCGGGCCTGGCCGGTCTGGTGCTCGGCGAGTACCGCAGGCTCGCGTCGGACCCCGCGCCGGCCGCGCCCGACGAGCCGACGGCCCCCCGGCTCACCGAGCGCGAGACCGAGGTGCTGCGGCTGGTCGCCAAGGGGCTGAGCTACAAGCAGATCGCCGAGCGCCTGGTCATCTCGCACCGGACCGTCCAGAACCATGTGCAGAACACCCTCGGAAAGCTTCAGCTGCACAACCGCGTCGAGCTGGTCAGATATGCCATCGAGCGCGGCCTGGACGACGCCTGA
- a CDS encoding 6-phosphofructokinase, giving the protein MRVGVLTGGGDCPGLNAVIRAVVRKGVQRYGYEFTGFRDGWRGPLEGDTVRLDIPAVRGILPRGGTILGSSRTNPFRTGDGVRRVKENLAAHEVDALIVIGGEDTLGVAARLWDEHGIPCVGVPKTIDNDLSATDYTFGFDTAVGIATEAIDRLHTTAESHMRVLVVEVMGRHAGWIALHSGLAGGANVILIPEQRFDIDQVCAWVTSRFKASYAPIVVVAEGAMPKDGDAVLKDGTLDSFGHARLSGVGEWLATEIEKRTGKEARTTVLGHVQRGGTPSAFDRWLATRFGLHAIDAVREADFGAMVALRGTDIVRVPIAVATAQLKTVDPGQYTEAGVFFG; this is encoded by the coding sequence ATGCGGGTCGGAGTACTGACCGGGGGCGGCGACTGCCCCGGTCTCAACGCGGTCATCAGGGCTGTGGTCCGCAAGGGCGTACAGCGTTACGGCTACGAGTTCACCGGATTCAGGGACGGCTGGCGCGGTCCCCTCGAAGGCGACACCGTCAGGCTCGACATCCCCGCTGTGCGCGGCATCCTCCCCCGGGGCGGCACCATCCTCGGTTCGTCACGCACCAATCCCTTCCGGACCGGTGACGGCGTCCGCCGGGTCAAGGAGAACCTCGCCGCCCATGAGGTCGACGCGCTGATCGTGATCGGCGGCGAGGACACGCTCGGGGTGGCGGCCCGTCTCTGGGACGAGCACGGGATTCCCTGCGTCGGCGTACCCAAGACCATCGACAACGACCTGTCGGCCACCGACTACACCTTCGGATTCGATACCGCGGTCGGGATCGCCACCGAAGCCATCGACCGTCTCCACACGACCGCCGAATCGCATATGCGGGTTCTCGTGGTCGAGGTGATGGGCCGGCACGCGGGCTGGATAGCCCTCCACTCCGGGCTGGCCGGGGGTGCCAACGTGATCCTCATCCCCGAGCAGCGCTTCGACATCGACCAGGTCTGTGCCTGGGTGACCTCCCGCTTCAAGGCGTCGTACGCACCGATCGTGGTCGTCGCCGAGGGCGCGATGCCCAAGGACGGGGACGCGGTACTGAAGGACGGCACCCTCGACTCGTTCGGCCACGCCCGGCTGTCCGGGGTCGGCGAGTGGCTTGCCACCGAGATCGAGAAACGCACCGGAAAGGAGGCCCGCACGACCGTCCTGGGCCATGTCCAGCGCGGTGGTACCCCCAGTGCGTTCGACCGCTGGCTGGCCACCAGATTCGGGCTGCACGCGATCGATGCGGTGAGGGAGGCGGACTTCGGAGCGATGGTGGCGCTGCGCGGTACCGACATCGTGCGCGTGCCGATCGCGGTCGCGACGGCGCAACTCAAGACGGTGGATCCCGGGCAGTACACGGAGGCGGGTGTCTTCTTCGGCTGA
- a CDS encoding SRPBCC family protein, translating into MDQENVSATRTFTVPAARVFAVLADPTTHAAIDGTGWVRETLDREPLTEAGQIFRMAMYHARHPDGDYRTVNKVQVFDPPRAIGWLTGREKDDGDLEFGGWIWRYDLAPAGPSETEVTLTYDWSAVPQFIRERGIRFPPFGPGHLTDSLDHLAELAAPASRA; encoded by the coding sequence GTGGACCAGGAGAACGTGAGCGCCACCCGAACTTTCACCGTGCCCGCCGCGAGGGTGTTCGCGGTGCTGGCTGACCCGACGACCCATGCGGCGATCGACGGCACCGGCTGGGTGCGGGAAACCCTCGACCGGGAACCACTGACCGAGGCGGGGCAGATTTTCCGGATGGCCATGTATCACGCCAGGCATCCGGACGGTGACTACCGCACGGTCAACAAGGTCCAGGTGTTCGACCCGCCTCGCGCCATCGGCTGGCTGACGGGGCGGGAGAAGGACGACGGTGACCTGGAGTTCGGAGGCTGGATCTGGCGTTACGACCTGGCGCCGGCCGGTCCGTCCGAGACCGAGGTCACGCTCACCTACGACTGGTCGGCGGTGCCGCAGTTCATCCGCGAGCGCGGCATCCGGTTCCCGCCGTTCGGCCCCGGGCATCTCACCGACTCGCTGGACCACCTGGCCGAGCTCGCCGCACCGGCCTCCCGGGCCTGA
- a CDS encoding anthranilate synthase family protein, translating into MLISGLLDDHRPFALLRRRTPGHDHDIVELLIGEIREVERLADIPADGDRPVLAMVPFRQIRERGFDVRDDGTPLTVLVADETYELPLEEVLDTLPRHAVRVEDGGFDVSDDTYEDMVRRVVEDEIGQGEGANFVIRRTYTGSIPGFGRADALALFRRLLAGERGAYWTFVVHTGEQSGHEPPGPGGLAQGTGGRTLVGASPEVHVRMSGGTVVMNPISGTFRYPPEGPTTEALLDFLGDRKETEELSMVVDEELKMMCTVGDMGGVVVGPRLKEMAHLAHTEYELRGRSSLDVREVLKETMFAATVTGSPVQNACRVIERYEAGGRGYYAGALALIGRDPGGARTLDSPILIRTADIAADGGLRVPVGATLVRHSDPAGEVAETHAKAAGVLAALGVRPGRTLPAAGSPGLADDPRVRAALESRRTGLAPFWLRMRDGAPSDAATLAGHALVVDAEDTFTSMLAHLLRASGLEVTVCRYDEPGLRDALRAHRGPVVIGPGPGNPSEGGDPRMRLLRGLTAELLRDHRHGLFGVCLGHELLSAELGLDIVRKEVPHQGAQERIDFFGRQETVGFYNSYTARCDDQVAAELAMHRIEVSRDAVSGEVHAVRGPGFAGVQFHPESVLTMDGTTIVAELLAGVLDRSVSPASRPARRA; encoded by the coding sequence ATGCTCATCAGCGGACTGCTGGACGACCACCGGCCCTTCGCGCTGCTGCGCCGGCGCACCCCTGGCCATGATCACGACATCGTCGAACTGCTGATCGGCGAGATCCGCGAGGTCGAGCGGCTCGCGGACATCCCGGCGGACGGCGACCGCCCGGTGCTGGCGATGGTGCCGTTCCGGCAGATCAGGGAACGGGGCTTCGACGTACGCGACGACGGGACGCCGCTGACGGTCCTGGTCGCCGACGAGACGTACGAGCTGCCGCTCGAAGAAGTGCTCGACACCTTGCCCCGGCACGCCGTACGGGTCGAGGACGGCGGTTTCGATGTGTCCGACGACACCTACGAGGACATGGTGCGGCGGGTGGTCGAGGACGAGATCGGGCAGGGCGAAGGGGCCAATTTCGTCATCCGGCGCACCTACACGGGCAGCATCCCCGGCTTCGGCCGGGCGGACGCGCTCGCCCTGTTCCGGCGGTTGCTCGCCGGCGAACGGGGTGCGTACTGGACCTTCGTCGTGCACACCGGGGAGCAGAGTGGTCACGAGCCTCCCGGTCCCGGCGGGCTGGCGCAGGGGACGGGCGGGCGCACTCTCGTCGGCGCCAGCCCCGAGGTGCATGTCCGGATGTCCGGCGGGACCGTGGTGATGAACCCGATCAGCGGCACCTTCCGCTACCCGCCGGAGGGGCCGACCACGGAGGCGCTGCTGGACTTCCTCGGCGACCGCAAGGAGACCGAGGAACTGTCCATGGTGGTCGACGAGGAACTCAAGATGATGTGCACCGTCGGCGACATGGGCGGCGTCGTCGTCGGGCCGCGGCTCAAGGAGATGGCCCATCTGGCCCACACCGAGTACGAGTTGCGGGGCCGCAGTTCGCTGGACGTGCGTGAGGTCCTGAAGGAGACGATGTTCGCCGCGACCGTCACGGGCTCACCCGTGCAGAACGCCTGCCGGGTCATCGAGCGGTACGAGGCGGGCGGGCGCGGGTACTACGCGGGGGCGCTGGCCCTCATCGGCCGGGACCCCGGCGGGGCCAGGACACTGGACTCGCCGATCCTGATCCGCACCGCCGACATCGCGGCCGACGGCGGACTGCGGGTGCCCGTCGGCGCGACGCTCGTACGCCACTCGGACCCGGCGGGCGAGGTCGCCGAGACCCACGCCAAGGCGGCGGGGGTGCTCGCGGCGCTCGGAGTACGGCCCGGTCGGACGCTGCCCGCCGCCGGGAGTCCGGGGCTCGCCGACGATCCGCGGGTGCGGGCCGCCCTGGAATCCCGCCGCACCGGCCTGGCGCCGTTCTGGCTGAGGATGCGGGACGGGGCCCCATCGGATGCCGCCACCCTGGCGGGGCACGCCCTGGTGGTGGATGCGGAGGACACCTTCACCTCGATGCTGGCCCACCTGCTGCGCGCATCCGGCCTGGAGGTGACCGTGTGCCGCTACGACGAGCCCGGTCTGCGGGACGCGCTGCGCGCCCATCGGGGACCGGTGGTGATCGGCCCGGGTCCCGGCAACCCGAGCGAGGGGGGCGATCCCAGGATGCGGCTCCTTCGCGGCCTCACCGCGGAACTGCTGCGTGATCACCGGCACGGCCTGTTCGGGGTCTGCCTGGGCCATGAGCTGCTGTCGGCCGAGCTGGGCCTGGACATCGTCCGCAAGGAGGTCCCGCACCAGGGTGCCCAGGAGCGGATCGACTTCTTCGGGCGGCAGGAGACGGTGGGCTTCTACAACTCGTACACCGCGCGGTGCGACGACCAGGTGGCGGCGGAGCTGGCGATGCACCGGATCGAGGTGAGCCGTGACGCGGTGAGCGGTGAGGTCCATGCGGTGCGGGGGCCGGGATTCGCCGGGGTGCAGTTCCATCCCGAGTCCGTGCTGACGATGGACGGGACCACCATCGTGGCCGAGCTGCTGGCCGGGGTACTCGACCGGAGCGTCTCTCCTGCATCGCGGCCCGCGCGCCGGGCGTGA
- a CDS encoding trp operon leader peptide yields the protein MFATTTRNWWWTAHPAAH from the coding sequence ATGTTCGCGACGACGACTCGAAACTGGTGGTGGACCGCTCATCCGGCGGCCCACTGA
- a CDS encoding class II 3-deoxy-7-phosphoheptulonate synthase, which yields MTVNVNTWQDLPAAQQPEYPDAEALRDALADLQSYPPLVFAGECDQLRDRLGAVARGEAFLLQGGDCAEAFDAVSAEHIRAKLKTLLQMSAVLTYAASVPVVKVGRIAGQYSKPRSKGTETRDGVTLPTYRGDSVNGFDFDEKSRVPDPDRLKRMYHASASTLNLVRAFTTGGYADLRQVHAWNQDFVKSSPSGQRYEQLAREIDSALNFMKACGTDPAEFRAVEFYASHEALLLDYESALTRTDSRTGKLYDTSGHMVWVGERTRQLDHAHIEFAAQIRNPIGVKLGPTTTPEEALSYIERLDPDREPGRLTFIVRMGADKVRDRLPDLVEKVTASGAQVVWVTDPMHGNTFEAASGHKTRRFDDVLDEVKGFFEVHKSLGTHPGGIHVELTGDDVTECVGGGDEIFVDDLHQRYETACDPRLNRSQSLDLAFLVAEMYRDQ from the coding sequence GTGACCGTGAACGTGAACACCTGGCAAGACCTTCCCGCGGCGCAGCAGCCCGAGTACCCGGATGCCGAGGCCCTGCGCGACGCCCTCGCGGACCTCCAGTCCTATCCGCCGCTCGTCTTCGCCGGCGAGTGCGACCAGCTGCGCGACCGCCTGGGGGCCGTGGCCAGGGGCGAGGCGTTCCTGCTGCAGGGCGGCGACTGCGCCGAGGCCTTCGACGCGGTGTCCGCCGAGCACATCCGGGCGAAGCTGAAGACACTTCTGCAGATGAGCGCGGTGCTCACCTACGCCGCCTCCGTGCCGGTGGTCAAGGTCGGCCGGATCGCCGGGCAGTACTCCAAGCCGCGCTCGAAGGGCACCGAGACCCGCGACGGCGTGACCCTGCCGACGTACCGCGGCGACTCGGTCAACGGCTTCGACTTCGACGAGAAGTCCCGGGTCCCGGACCCGGACCGGCTGAAGCGGATGTACCACGCGTCCGCCTCGACGCTGAATCTGGTCCGCGCGTTCACCACCGGCGGCTACGCAGACCTGCGCCAGGTGCACGCCTGGAACCAGGACTTCGTGAAGTCTTCGCCGTCCGGGCAGCGATACGAACAGCTCGCCCGCGAGATCGACAGCGCGCTCAACTTCATGAAGGCCTGCGGCACCGACCCGGCGGAGTTCCGCGCGGTGGAGTTCTACGCCTCGCACGAGGCGCTGCTGCTCGACTACGAATCGGCGCTGACCCGTACCGACTCGCGCACCGGCAAGCTCTACGACACGTCCGGCCACATGGTCTGGGTCGGCGAGCGCACCCGGCAGCTCGACCACGCGCACATCGAGTTCGCCGCGCAGATCCGCAATCCGATCGGCGTGAAGCTCGGCCCCACGACCACTCCGGAGGAAGCGCTCAGCTACATCGAGCGGCTCGACCCGGACCGTGAGCCGGGCCGGCTGACCTTCATCGTCCGCATGGGCGCGGACAAGGTCCGCGACAGGCTGCCGGACCTGGTCGAGAAGGTCACCGCGTCCGGTGCCCAGGTCGTCTGGGTCACGGACCCGATGCACGGCAACACCTTCGAGGCCGCGTCCGGCCACAAGACGCGCCGTTTCGACGATGTGCTCGACGAGGTCAAGGGCTTCTTCGAGGTGCACAAGAGCCTCGGCACCCACCCGGGCGGTATCCATGTCGAGCTGACCGGTGACGACGTCACCGAGTGCGTCGGCGGCGGTGACGAGATCTTCGTCGACGATCTGCACCAGCGCTACGAGACGGCCTGCGACCCGCGGCTCAACCGCAGTCAGTCTCTCGACCTGGCGTTCCTGGTGGCGGAGATGTACCGCGACCAGTAG
- a CDS encoding (2Fe-2S)-binding protein yields MTEKQIKEHADAGACTPRRIASACKAGTDCGGCVRRIQALLGRGDCPSRGLLDQGMPALASLTGETPGLPEIPEAA; encoded by the coding sequence GTGACCGAAAAGCAGATCAAGGAGCACGCGGACGCCGGTGCCTGCACCCCCCGCCGGATAGCGTCGGCCTGCAAGGCGGGCACCGACTGCGGTGGCTGTGTGCGCAGGATCCAGGCGCTGCTCGGCCGCGGGGACTGCCCCAGCCGCGGGCTGCTCGACCAGGGGATGCCCGCGCTGGCATCGCTGACCGGTGAGACGCCCGGGCTCCCGGAGATCCCCGAGGCGGCCTGA
- the bfr gene encoding bacterioferritin, translating to MQGDPEVIEFLNEQLTAELTAINQYFLHAKMQENFGWTKLAKYTRSESFDEMKHAEILTDRLLFLEGLPNYQRLFHVRVGQTVTEMFQADRQVEVEAIDRLRRGIEIMRNKGDITSANIFEAILADEEHHIDYLDTQLELVEKLGEPLYIAQLIEQPDS from the coding sequence ATGCAGGGCGATCCCGAGGTCATCGAGTTTCTCAACGAGCAGCTGACCGCCGAACTCACAGCGATCAACCAGTACTTCCTGCACGCGAAGATGCAGGAGAACTTCGGCTGGACCAAGCTCGCGAAATACACCCGGTCCGAGTCGTTCGACGAGATGAAGCACGCCGAGATCCTCACCGACCGGCTCCTGTTCCTGGAGGGCCTGCCGAACTACCAGCGGCTCTTCCATGTCCGGGTGGGCCAGACGGTCACCGAGATGTTCCAGGCCGACCGGCAGGTCGAGGTCGAGGCCATCGACCGCCTCAGGCGCGGGATCGAGATCATGCGGAACAAGGGCGACATCACATCCGCGAACATCTTCGAGGCGATCCTGGCGGACGAGGAGCATCACATCGACTATCTCGACACCCAGCTCGAGCTGGTCGAGAAACTCGGGGAGCCGCTCTACATCGCCCAGCTCATCGAGCAGCCGGACAGCTAG
- a CDS encoding sulfite oxidase-like oxidoreductase, translating into MGQPESREQQGAAQSDLPPGQRLQRGWPVTHYGPVPKFKPDRWEFRVFGATADGDKHCWNHEEFSALPFSTVVADLHCVTKFSMLGAEWGGVLARTVVELAPPAPHVTHVMVWAEYGYSANLRLADFTEGHTLFATHKAGELLTAEHGFPLRLVVPHLYAWKGPKWVRGIEYMSADRRGFWEERGYHNLGDPWREQRYSYQEGPGDGPEL; encoded by the coding sequence ATGGGTCAGCCGGAAAGCCGGGAGCAGCAGGGAGCGGCGCAGTCCGACCTTCCGCCGGGCCAGCGGCTCCAGCGCGGCTGGCCGGTCACCCACTACGGGCCGGTCCCCAAGTTCAAGCCGGACCGGTGGGAGTTCCGGGTTTTCGGCGCCACCGCCGACGGGGACAAGCACTGCTGGAATCACGAGGAGTTCTCGGCGCTGCCGTTCTCCACCGTGGTCGCGGACCTGCACTGCGTCACGAAATTCTCCATGCTCGGGGCCGAATGGGGTGGGGTGCTCGCCCGTACGGTCGTGGAGCTCGCACCGCCCGCGCCCCATGTCACCCACGTCATGGTCTGGGCCGAGTACGGCTACAGCGCCAATCTGCGGCTCGCCGACTTCACCGAGGGCCACACCCTCTTCGCCACCCACAAGGCCGGTGAACTCCTCACCGCAGAGCACGGCTTTCCGCTGCGCCTCGTCGTGCCCCATCTGTACGCCTGGAAGGGCCCCAAGTGGGTCCGCGGTATCGAGTACATGAGCGCGGACCGCAGGGGTTTCTGGGAGGAGCGCGGCTACCACAATCTCGGCGACCCCTGGCGTGAGCAGCGCTACTCGTACCAGGAGGGGCCGGGCGACGGCCCCGAGCTCTGA
- a CDS encoding DUF4396 domain-containing protein, with protein sequence MRDTHEQHGQHGHTVHGDGGADWPTAVRATLHCLTGCAIGEVLGMVIGTAFGWGNAPTTVVAIALAFFFGYSLTLRSVLAAGVGFRSAVRVALAADTLSIAVMELIDNGVIVLWPSAMSAGLSDPLFWTSLVASLALAFVAATPVNKWMIGRGRGHAVVHRYHH encoded by the coding sequence ATGCGGGACACACATGAGCAGCACGGGCAGCATGGGCACACCGTCCACGGTGACGGCGGCGCCGACTGGCCCACGGCCGTCCGGGCCACCCTGCACTGCCTCACCGGCTGCGCCATCGGCGAAGTGCTCGGCATGGTGATCGGCACGGCCTTCGGCTGGGGCAACGCCCCGACCACTGTCGTCGCGATCGCGCTGGCGTTCTTCTTCGGCTACTCACTCACGCTGCGCTCGGTGCTCGCGGCGGGCGTCGGATTCAGGTCCGCGGTCCGCGTCGCCCTCGCCGCCGACACACTCTCCATCGCGGTGATGGAGCTGATCGACAACGGTGTGATCGTCCTCTGGCCCAGCGCCATGAGCGCCGGCCTCTCCGATCCGCTGTTCTGGACCTCGCTGGTGGCCTCACTCGCCCTCGCCTTCGTGGCGGCGACCCCGGTCAACAAATGGATGATCGGTCGCGGCAGGGGCCATGCGGTGGTGCACCGGTACCACCACTGA
- a CDS encoding deoxyribonuclease IV, which produces MRNPIGGHVPVAGGLARTGLPYARELGAEAVQIFVANPRGWATPAGDPAQDEQFRKECAEESVAAYVHAPYLINFGSHTAATVERSVDSLRHSLRRARQTGALGVVVHTGSATGGRPRAEALAQVRTHLLPLLDELTHDDDPFLLLESTAGQGSSLCSRTWDFGPYFDALDSHPKLGVCLDTCHVFAAGHDLAGPGGMKQTLDLLVGTVGEGRLKLIHANDSKEAAGAHKDRHENIGAGHIGEEPFRELLSHPATEGVPLVIETPGGKEGHRADVRRLKALRN; this is translated from the coding sequence GTGCGCAACCCCATCGGTGGTCATGTCCCCGTGGCCGGCGGCCTGGCCAGAACCGGACTGCCCTACGCACGTGAACTCGGCGCGGAGGCGGTCCAGATCTTCGTGGCCAATCCGCGCGGCTGGGCGACGCCCGCGGGGGATCCGGCCCAGGACGAGCAGTTCCGCAAGGAGTGTGCCGAAGAGTCGGTCGCGGCCTATGTACACGCCCCCTATCTGATCAACTTCGGCTCGCACACGGCGGCAACCGTGGAACGGTCGGTGGACTCCCTGCGCCACTCGCTGCGCCGCGCCCGGCAGACCGGAGCGCTCGGTGTCGTGGTGCACACCGGGTCGGCGACCGGTGGCCGACCGCGTGCCGAAGCGCTGGCTCAGGTCCGTACGCATCTGCTGCCGCTGCTCGACGAGCTCACCCATGACGACGACCCGTTCCTGCTGCTGGAGTCCACCGCGGGCCAGGGCTCGTCGCTCTGCTCACGGACCTGGGACTTCGGCCCCTACTTCGACGCACTCGACTCGCACCCGAAGCTCGGCGTCTGTCTGGACACCTGCCATGTCTTCGCCGCCGGCCACGATCTCGCCGGGCCCGGAGGAATGAAGCAGACCCTTGATCTGCTCGTGGGGACCGTCGGTGAAGGCCGGCTGAAGCTGATCCACGCCAATGACTCCAAGGAGGCAGCCGGCGCCCACAAGGACCGCCACGAGAACATCGGCGCCGGCCACATAGGGGAAGAGCCGTTCAGGGAGCTGCTGTCGCATCCGGCGACCGAAGGTGTCCCGCTGGTGATCGAGACCCCGGGCGGCAAGGAAGGACATCGCGCGGATGTGCGCCGTCTGAAGGCGCTCCGCAACTGA